A window from Dehalococcoidales bacterium encodes these proteins:
- the serA gene encoding phosphoglycerate dehydrogenase — protein sequence MKDAALKVIIADPIADEGVDILRGIAEVDIRPGLKPDELIAIIGDYDALIVRSQTQVTADVIEAGKKLQVIGRAGVGIDNIDLNEATRRGIVVVNAPTGNTISAAEHTIALMLSLARHIPQANAALKDGAWQRNKFMGTEVKNKTLGIIGLGNVGSEVARRARGLEMRVIGQDPFVSVERATSLQVKLVPLKQLLKDSDFITLHIPLTPQTRGFIGPKELALVKPTVRIINCARGGLIDEELLARAVAEQKIAGAAVDVFAEEPTTESALFSEDEVIVTPHLGASTTEAQAMAARDVAEQVVALFNGEPARYAVNLPFASAETMAVLSPYMEAAVKGGNLMHQLVEGQMSRIRIKYEGEITNYDTNALKASALEGLLGGVSEERVNIVNANLVAARRGITVVEEKESICRNYASLITLKATTSSGVTTVAVTVMRDEPHIVRVDNYWTDIVPYGGYFLFSDHLDRPGLLGAVGRITGNADINISYMYVSRLKPRGQALMIIALDEPLPEEQRQEMLALPDIHTVKIVHL from the coding sequence ATGAAAGATGCAGCATTGAAGGTAATTATAGCCGACCCTATTGCCGACGAAGGCGTAGACATCCTGCGTGGTATCGCCGAGGTGGATATCAGGCCGGGTCTCAAACCTGATGAGTTAATTGCCATCATCGGTGACTATGATGCACTGATTGTGCGCAGCCAGACACAGGTTACCGCCGACGTAATTGAGGCCGGTAAGAAGCTCCAGGTCATCGGCCGGGCCGGGGTGGGTATCGACAATATCGACCTTAACGAGGCTACCCGACGGGGCATCGTCGTTGTCAACGCGCCCACCGGTAATACCATTTCCGCAGCCGAACACACCATAGCCCTGATGCTATCGCTAGCCCGTCACATCCCCCAAGCAAACGCGGCACTCAAGGACGGGGCCTGGCAGAGAAATAAGTTCATGGGCACCGAGGTGAAGAACAAGACGCTGGGCATCATCGGGCTGGGCAATGTCGGCTCCGAGGTGGCCAGGCGCGCCCGGGGCCTGGAGATGAGGGTCATCGGGCAGGACCCCTTTGTCTCCGTAGAACGGGCCACTAGCCTGCAGGTGAAGCTTGTTCCCCTGAAACAACTGCTCAAGGATTCCGACTTCATTACGCTGCACATTCCGTTGACGCCGCAGACCAGGGGGTTTATCGGCCCCAAGGAGCTAGCCTTGGTCAAGCCCACCGTGCGTATCATTAACTGCGCCCGCGGTGGACTGATCGACGAGGAGCTGCTGGCCCGAGCGGTGGCGGAGCAGAAGATAGCCGGTGCCGCTGTTGACGTCTTCGCCGAGGAACCTACTACTGAGAGCGCACTTTTCAGTGAGGACGAGGTTATCGTTACGCCTCACCTCGGTGCCTCCACTACGGAAGCCCAGGCAATGGCGGCCAGGGACGTTGCCGAGCAGGTGGTTGCCCTGTTCAACGGAGAGCCGGCTCGATACGCGGTGAATCTCCCCTTTGCCTCCGCAGAGACAATGGCGGTGCTGTCACCCTATATGGAGGCAGCCGTTAAGGGTGGCAATCTCATGCATCAACTCGTCGAGGGGCAGATGAGCCGGATTCGCATCAAATATGAGGGCGAGATTACCAACTACGATACCAACGCCCTCAAGGCATCAGCACTGGAAGGCCTGCTGGGGGGTGTTAGTGAGGAACGGGTCAATATAGTGAATGCCAACCTGGTGGCTGCCCGGCGGGGTATCACCGTCGTGGAAGAAAAGGAGTCCATCTGCCGGAACTACGCCAGTTTGATTACGCTTAAAGCGACAACCAGCAGCGGCGTCACCACAGTCGCTGTGACCGTGATGAGGGATGAACCACACATCGTCCGGGTCGATAACTACTGGACAGATATCGTGCCCTACGGCGGCTATTTCCTGTTCAGCGACCACCTGGACCGTCCCGGTCTCCTCGGTGCCGTGGGCAGGATAACCGGTAACGCGGATA